A stretch of Litorilinea aerophila DNA encodes these proteins:
- a CDS encoding ATP-binding protein → MLRRRKSRALLYYVAAQVEPVPRDRLLALLWPDHPAATARHNLRSTIHSVRRATHQALVVDGDTLALAEECQVDIRTFVQVLTAADASLDTLTAALARYRGDFLSDFHLPDAPDFDDWAALERERLRRLAIRGYSRVSQLHEAQGDYCAALSALERALRLDPFQEDLQRSCLRLLYLAGDRAGAIRRFEEFSRLLAEEMGVPPMAETQALYDAIITDQALPEESGRSAPPTPGQTTAAAKAATVAAPPPPPPSNEPADPPFVGRRTHLEALHQLYHSRKLVLVEGEAGIGKTRLVDTFLASLAAVGQADHACLAMRGSARELESRLPYQPMIEALRSLLAWSGWPALYRRLNVPSLWLAELTRLIPELAVEQPTLGPGERSPDESRLWEGVSQFLIAVARQQPLLLVLDDLHWGDASTLGLLGYVIRQAGHAHVPLYFLATARPVSQRSQLALLFHSLLREGRLERISLGPLQPDEVIALARQLSPQYGYPLGNWLNRSSEGHPFVLVELIRHAREHRLLLPDGTVNLNRLPGAPVVPQTVYELLQARLETLSDAARRVLDAAAIVGREFDFEVVARVAALSDSAALDALDELQRARLISPVGAHLFAFDHTLTREVVHREVSGVREGFLHRRVAAALESIHHHRLDEVAGLIAHHYAEGGLPELASKFARRAADRAVHLAAWTEAIQFYRQALSGAPPSHRAGILASLGVAQLQAGTSAQAGETARQAVELALQQKDRSALIRGLYVLAEALFLQGRYRELIEMAQQMAHQDELEVGYWVEFVWGAALAQEGLELQEAARHLRQAEALLQAAPGPVQQVRLAQIQFELGNIAAQMGDLAQAIAHYQKTRQLTAEADSEELQRWHILSHNNLAYHLHLLGDPAAADHVQQGLALARETGALSLLPYLLSTAGEIALAQEEWSVAEGYFTQGLALAERLTHPERIAGLTANLGRVALAKGQHNLAIHRFSTALAHADRLHHNHLAARVRLWLAPLLPPEERRQRLQEARTLIELGGYRHLQDRLDALTWEDQAGDDPGGVP, encoded by the coding sequence GTGCTGCGCAGGCGCAAGAGCCGCGCCCTCCTCTATTACGTGGCGGCCCAGGTGGAACCGGTGCCCCGCGACCGGTTGCTGGCCCTCCTCTGGCCAGATCACCCGGCCGCCACCGCCCGCCACAATCTGCGCAGTACCATCCACAGCGTTCGCCGGGCCACCCACCAGGCCCTGGTGGTGGACGGCGATACCCTGGCCCTGGCCGAGGAGTGCCAGGTGGACATCCGCACCTTCGTGCAGGTCCTGACCGCGGCCGACGCTTCCCTGGACACCCTCACGGCCGCCCTGGCGCGCTACCGGGGCGACTTCCTGAGTGACTTTCACCTGCCGGATGCCCCCGACTTCGACGACTGGGCCGCGCTGGAGCGGGAACGCCTGCGCCGCCTGGCCATCCGCGGCTACAGCCGGGTCAGCCAGTTGCACGAGGCGCAGGGGGACTACTGTGCCGCGCTGTCAGCCCTGGAGCGGGCCCTCCGGCTGGATCCCTTCCAGGAAGATCTCCAGCGTTCTTGCCTGCGCCTTCTCTACCTGGCCGGCGACCGGGCCGGCGCCATTCGCCGCTTCGAGGAATTTTCACGACTGCTGGCCGAAGAGATGGGTGTCCCCCCCATGGCGGAGACCCAGGCCCTCTACGACGCCATCATTACCGACCAGGCGCTCCCGGAAGAAAGCGGACGCAGCGCTCCCCCTACTCCCGGGCAAACAACGGCCGCTGCGAAGGCGGCGACCGTAGCCGCACCCCCGCCCCCGCCACCCTCGAACGAACCGGCGGACCCTCCCTTCGTGGGCCGCCGTACCCATCTGGAGGCGCTCCACCAACTCTACCACAGCCGCAAACTTGTTCTCGTCGAGGGCGAGGCGGGCATCGGCAAGACACGCCTGGTGGATACGTTCCTGGCGAGCCTGGCTGCCGTGGGCCAGGCAGACCATGCCTGCCTGGCCATGCGGGGCAGCGCCCGAGAGCTGGAGAGCCGGCTGCCCTACCAGCCCATGATCGAGGCCTTGCGCAGCCTGCTGGCCTGGTCCGGCTGGCCGGCGCTCTACCGGCGCCTGAATGTGCCGTCCCTCTGGCTGGCAGAACTGACCCGCCTGATTCCAGAGCTGGCCGTAGAGCAGCCGACGCTCGGCCCTGGGGAACGGTCGCCGGACGAATCTCGCCTGTGGGAAGGCGTATCCCAGTTCCTGATCGCCGTGGCCCGGCAGCAGCCACTCCTGTTGGTTCTGGATGACCTGCACTGGGGCGACGCCTCAACCCTGGGGCTGCTGGGCTATGTGATCCGACAGGCCGGCCATGCCCACGTCCCCCTGTACTTCCTGGCCACCGCCCGTCCGGTATCCCAACGCTCCCAACTGGCCCTCTTGTTCCATTCGTTGCTGCGGGAAGGGCGCCTGGAACGGATTTCCCTGGGCCCCCTGCAACCCGATGAGGTGATTGCACTGGCCCGGCAGCTCAGCCCCCAGTACGGCTACCCTCTGGGCAACTGGCTCAACCGGAGCTCGGAAGGGCACCCCTTCGTCCTGGTGGAGCTGATCCGCCACGCCCGGGAGCATAGGCTCCTCCTGCCCGATGGTACAGTCAACCTGAATCGCCTGCCAGGCGCGCCGGTGGTCCCCCAGACGGTCTATGAGCTGCTCCAGGCCCGGCTGGAAACCCTGTCCGACGCCGCGCGGCGGGTCCTGGACGCGGCGGCCATCGTGGGGCGGGAGTTCGACTTTGAGGTAGTGGCCCGGGTGGCTGCGCTCTCCGACAGCGCCGCCCTGGATGCCCTGGACGAGCTGCAGCGGGCCCGCCTGATCTCCCCCGTGGGCGCCCACCTGTTTGCCTTCGATCATACCCTGACCCGGGAAGTGGTCCATCGGGAGGTCAGCGGAGTCCGGGAGGGCTTCTTGCATCGGCGGGTGGCTGCCGCCCTGGAGAGCATCCATCACCACCGGCTGGATGAGGTGGCCGGGCTGATCGCCCACCATTACGCCGAAGGAGGCCTCCCGGAGCTGGCCAGCAAGTTCGCCCGGCGGGCCGCCGACCGGGCTGTCCACCTGGCGGCCTGGACCGAGGCGATCCAGTTCTATCGTCAGGCGCTGTCAGGCGCGCCCCCCTCCCACCGGGCTGGGATTCTGGCTTCCCTCGGCGTGGCCCAGCTCCAGGCCGGGACTTCCGCCCAGGCTGGTGAAACGGCCCGTCAGGCGGTGGAGCTGGCCCTCCAGCAGAAGGACAGGTCGGCCCTGATACGCGGCCTCTATGTCCTGGCCGAAGCCCTGTTCCTGCAGGGGCGCTACCGGGAGCTGATCGAGATGGCCCAGCAGATGGCCCACCAGGATGAGCTGGAGGTGGGCTATTGGGTGGAGTTTGTCTGGGGCGCTGCCCTGGCCCAGGAAGGGCTGGAACTACAGGAGGCGGCCCGGCACCTCCGCCAGGCCGAAGCCCTACTCCAGGCTGCCCCCGGGCCTGTCCAGCAGGTGCGCCTGGCCCAGATCCAGTTTGAGTTGGGCAACATCGCCGCCCAGATGGGCGACCTGGCCCAGGCCATCGCCCACTATCAAAAAACCCGGCAACTCACCGCCGAAGCAGACAGCGAAGAGCTCCAGCGCTGGCACATCTTGAGCCACAACAACCTGGCCTATCACCTTCACCTGTTGGGCGATCCTGCCGCGGCCGATCACGTGCAACAGGGATTGGCCCTGGCCCGGGAGACGGGGGCCCTCAGCCTGCTGCCTTACCTCCTCTCCACCGCCGGCGAGATTGCCCTGGCCCAGGAGGAATGGAGCGTGGCCGAAGGCTACTTCACCCAGGGGCTGGCCCTGGCGGAACGGCTCACCCACCCGGAGCGCATCGCCGGCCTCACGGCCAACCTGGGGCGGGTGGCCCTGGCCAAAGGCCAGCACAACCTGGCGATCCACCGTTTCTCCACGGCCCTGGCCCATGCGGATCGGTTGCACCACAACCACCTGGCCGCGCGGGTACGCCTCTGGCTGGCGCCCCTGCTGCCGCCGGAAGAACGGCGCCAGCGCCTCCAGGAAGCGCGCACCCTCATCGAGCTGGGCGGCTACCGGCACCTCCAGGATCGGCTGGACGCGCTGACCTGGGAAGACCAGGCGGGCGACGATCCCGGCGGGGTGCCCTGA
- a CDS encoding YceI family protein, producing the protein MSWTIDYAHSQIEFSVRHLMVSRVRGRFEKFQGNIHVDEEHPENSTVYVEIDAASINTGQPDRDAHLRSPDFLDVENHPHLIFRSKRVEVLDDSHGKLIGDLTIRGVTREVVLDVTYHGQVKSPFGPFVSAGFSAQTKINRKDWGLTWNAVLETGGVVVGDEVEISIELELMKSLEEAPAAATA; encoded by the coding sequence ATGAGCTGGACCATTGACTACGCCCATTCCCAGATCGAGTTTTCCGTGCGACACCTGATGGTGAGCCGGGTGCGGGGTCGTTTTGAGAAGTTCCAGGGGAATATCCATGTGGATGAGGAGCATCCAGAGAACTCCACCGTCTACGTGGAGATCGACGCTGCCAGCATCAACACCGGCCAGCCGGATCGAGACGCCCATCTGCGCTCTCCCGATTTTCTGGATGTGGAGAACCACCCCCACCTGATCTTCCGCAGCAAGCGGGTGGAGGTGCTGGATGACAGCCACGGGAAGCTGATCGGCGACCTGACCATCCGGGGCGTGACCCGGGAAGTGGTCCTGGATGTCACCTACCATGGCCAGGTGAAGAGCCCCTTCGGCCCCTTCGTCAGCGCCGGCTTCAGTGCCCAGACCAAGATCAACCGCAAGGACTGGGGCCTGACCTGGAACGCGGTGCTGGAGACCGGCGGCGTGGTCGTGGGCGACGAGGTGGAAATTTCCATCGAACTGGAGCTGATGAAGTCCCTGGAGGAAGCGCCCGCAGCCGCCACTGCCTGA
- a CDS encoding UTP--glucose-1-phosphate uridylyltransferase produces MGELIQIITASDPEVRNRSLDAFCRRASLPQLLRECAELDRFRREAENLYERVRALFFLYAIYRFHLPTKPGIRPRGFIPFEGYANLLRRRFEEAIDLFLAAQERDGGLSDGLASALAAAYHQLGFQTLANQVRRSVRSVRGNQWMFRIGHPADHPLRVRPELLQRQEPDGLFPILHEATPVRMDLTHSGWSDIFFLGMDFPEGARVLNVSIDLSVRGDSPGRPRPPIETYFRVIDQPVLRLVSVDLGATAEITSLEEVFDFARDYLGLLKAAVIAAGLVPPGMEGAAQPLADLLARLVGPGHGIELVSQVNGIPKGSRLAVSTNLLASLIAVCMRATGQAQSLTGPLQEGERRVVAARAILGEWLGGSGGGWQDSGGIWPGMKVIQGVEARPGDPEYGISRGRLLPDHRILTLEDASAETRRRLQESLVLVHGGMAQDVGPILEMVTEKYLLRSEAEWQARQEAIQIIDEILALLRAGDVRGIGAATHRNFHGPIQTIIPWATNLYTETLIERVQREFGGGFWGFWMMGGMAGGGMGFIFDPAVRAAAQERLQEIMVETKRRLEAAVPFAMDPVVYDFAINERGTWAELLQGDAALMPPGYYAQRVPALLRMDTRRLSAFQRAELDHFGAACRRNPALAGMVQTLFDRLLPGRDDGDGDGQSLESLLARYGFDRTQHEQIQADLRSGRIGLAQNRLPVSTTIEDVKPEDVFIIGPEQDTARLQELQQIGAEALAAGQVAVVSLAGGAGSRWTHGAGVVKALHPFCRLRGRHRSFIEVHLAKSRRAGRLYGTPLPHIITTSYLTHGAIEAYLEAEQHYGYPGPLYLSPGRSIGLRMVPMARDLRFAWEEMPQQLLDEQAQKVQDSLRAALIHWAQQMGEGSDYTDNVPVQCLHPVGHWYEVPNLLRNGVLARLLAERPTLQYLMVHNIDTLGADVGSPLGTAVLGYHIQSGRLWTGEVIGRRLEDRGGGLARVDGHLRLVEGLALPREEIEFGLTYYNSATTWLHLDRLLALFGLTRNDLEHEEKVARAVRRVAARVPTYITLKDVKKRWGKGQEDIYPVAQWEKLWGDMTALPEVDCQFVAVPRVRGQQLKEVAQLDGWLRDGSAAFVESLCDW; encoded by the coding sequence ATGGGTGAGCTGATCCAGATCATCACCGCGTCCGATCCGGAAGTGCGTAACCGCTCCCTGGATGCCTTCTGCCGCCGGGCCTCCCTTCCCCAGTTGCTCCGGGAGTGCGCCGAGCTGGACCGCTTCCGCCGCGAGGCGGAGAACCTCTACGAGCGGGTACGTGCCCTCTTCTTCCTCTACGCCATCTACCGCTTTCACCTGCCCACCAAACCCGGGATCCGGCCCCGGGGCTTTATCCCCTTCGAGGGCTATGCGAATCTACTACGCCGCCGTTTCGAGGAGGCCATCGATCTCTTCCTGGCCGCCCAGGAGCGGGACGGGGGCCTCAGTGACGGCCTGGCCAGCGCCCTGGCCGCGGCCTACCACCAGCTGGGCTTCCAGACCCTGGCCAACCAGGTCCGGCGCAGCGTCCGCTCGGTGCGGGGCAACCAGTGGATGTTCCGCATCGGCCACCCGGCCGACCATCCCCTGCGGGTACGCCCGGAGCTGCTCCAGCGCCAGGAGCCCGATGGCCTTTTCCCCATCCTCCACGAGGCCACCCCCGTCCGCATGGACCTGACCCACAGCGGCTGGAGCGACATCTTCTTCCTGGGCATGGACTTCCCCGAGGGCGCCCGGGTGCTGAACGTCTCCATCGACCTGAGCGTGCGGGGCGATAGCCCGGGTCGGCCCCGCCCCCCCATCGAGACCTACTTCCGGGTGATCGACCAGCCGGTCCTGCGCCTGGTGAGCGTGGACCTGGGCGCCACGGCGGAGATCACCTCCCTGGAGGAAGTCTTCGACTTTGCCCGGGACTACCTGGGCCTGCTCAAGGCTGCGGTCATCGCGGCCGGCCTGGTGCCGCCCGGCATGGAGGGGGCCGCGCAGCCCCTGGCCGACCTGCTGGCCCGGCTGGTGGGCCCAGGCCATGGCATCGAGCTGGTCAGCCAGGTCAACGGCATCCCCAAGGGCTCCCGCCTGGCCGTCTCCACCAACCTGCTGGCCTCCCTGATCGCCGTCTGCATGCGGGCCACGGGCCAGGCCCAGAGCCTGACCGGGCCGCTGCAGGAAGGGGAACGCCGGGTGGTGGCGGCCCGGGCCATCCTGGGGGAATGGCTGGGTGGTTCCGGCGGCGGCTGGCAGGACTCGGGGGGCATCTGGCCGGGGATGAAGGTGATCCAGGGGGTGGAGGCCCGGCCCGGCGATCCCGAGTACGGCATCAGTCGTGGGCGCCTGCTGCCGGATCACCGCATCCTCACCCTGGAGGATGCCTCCGCCGAGACGCGGCGGCGTCTCCAGGAGAGCCTGGTGCTGGTCCATGGGGGCATGGCCCAGGATGTGGGCCCCATCCTGGAGATGGTGACCGAGAAGTACCTCCTGCGCTCCGAAGCCGAATGGCAGGCCCGGCAGGAGGCCATCCAGATCATCGACGAGATCCTGGCCCTGCTCCGGGCCGGGGATGTGCGGGGCATCGGCGCGGCCACCCACCGCAATTTCCACGGCCCCATCCAGACCATCATCCCCTGGGCCACGAACCTCTACACCGAGACCCTCATCGAGCGGGTGCAACGAGAGTTTGGCGGCGGCTTCTGGGGCTTCTGGATGATGGGCGGCATGGCGGGCGGTGGCATGGGCTTCATCTTCGATCCAGCAGTGCGTGCCGCGGCCCAGGAACGGCTCCAGGAGATCATGGTGGAAACCAAACGCCGCCTGGAGGCCGCGGTGCCCTTCGCCATGGATCCGGTGGTCTACGATTTCGCCATCAACGAGCGGGGCACCTGGGCCGAACTTCTCCAGGGAGACGCCGCGCTCATGCCGCCAGGTTACTACGCCCAGCGAGTGCCCGCCCTACTCCGGATGGATACCCGCCGGCTTTCCGCCTTCCAGCGGGCTGAACTGGACCACTTCGGCGCGGCCTGCCGCCGCAACCCGGCGCTGGCAGGCATGGTCCAGACCCTCTTCGACCGCCTGCTGCCGGGCCGGGACGATGGGGATGGGGACGGCCAGAGCCTGGAGTCCTTGCTGGCCCGCTACGGCTTCGACCGGACCCAGCACGAGCAGATCCAGGCCGACCTGCGCAGCGGACGGATCGGCCTGGCCCAGAATCGTCTGCCCGTCAGCACCACCATCGAGGATGTGAAGCCGGAGGACGTCTTCATCATCGGCCCGGAACAGGATACGGCCCGGCTGCAGGAGCTCCAGCAGATTGGCGCCGAAGCCCTGGCCGCCGGGCAGGTGGCGGTGGTCTCCCTGGCGGGCGGCGCGGGCAGCCGCTGGACCCATGGGGCCGGCGTGGTCAAGGCCCTCCACCCGTTCTGCCGGCTGCGGGGTCGCCATCGCTCCTTCATCGAGGTGCATCTGGCCAAAAGCCGGCGGGCGGGCCGGCTCTACGGCACCCCCCTGCCCCACATCATCACCACCAGCTACCTGACCCACGGCGCCATCGAAGCCTACCTGGAGGCGGAACAACACTACGGCTACCCGGGCCCCCTCTACCTCTCGCCGGGGCGCAGCATCGGCCTGCGCATGGTGCCCATGGCCCGGGATCTCCGCTTTGCCTGGGAGGAGATGCCCCAACAGCTGCTGGACGAGCAGGCCCAAAAGGTGCAGGACAGCCTGCGGGCGGCTCTCATCCACTGGGCGCAGCAGATGGGCGAAGGCAGCGACTACACCGACAACGTGCCGGTCCAATGCCTGCACCCGGTGGGCCACTGGTACGAGGTGCCCAACCTGCTGCGGAACGGCGTACTGGCCCGGCTGCTGGCCGAACGGCCCACCCTCCAGTACCTGATGGTCCATAACATCGACACCCTGGGTGCAGACGTGGGCAGCCCCCTGGGGACGGCCGTGTTGGGCTACCACATCCAGTCGGGCCGCCTCTGGACCGGCGAGGTGATCGGCCGGCGCCTGGAGGATCGGGGCGGCGGCCTGGCCCGGGTGGATGGCCACCTGCGGCTGGTGGAGGGGCTGGCCCTGCCCCGAGAAGAGATCGAGTTCGGCCTGACCTACTACAACTCCGCCACCACCTGGCTTCACCTGGACCGGTTGCTGGCCCTCTTTGGCCTGACTCGGAATGACCTGGAACATGAGGAGAAGGTGGCCAGGGCGGTCCGCCGGGTGGCGGCCCGGGTCCCCACCTACATCACCCTGAAGGATGTAAAAAAGCGCTGGGGCAAGGGCCAGGAGGACATCTACCCGGTGGCCCAGTGGGAAAAGCTATGGGGAGACATGACCGCCCTGCCCGAGGTGGACTGCCAGTTCGTGGCCGTCCCTCGGGTCCGGGGGCAGCAGCTCAAGGAAGTGGCCCAGTTGGACGGCTGGCTGCGGGACGGTTCGGCCGCGTTTGTGGAGTCCCTGTGCGACTGGTAA
- a CDS encoding sugar phosphate nucleotidyltransferase, whose amino-acid sequence MKIAKAVITVAGRRQRALPLQMLIDRDGVEKSVLSILLGEVVQAGIEAIGLVVRPGDEAAYAEVAGDHAGRLHFIQQAEPLGYGHAIHCARDFVEQDAFLHLVGDHLYISRDGQGCATRLVELARAEACTVCAVQATRESLLPYYGTIGGRRLPGRVDLYQVDTVVEKPTPTQAEQELIVSGLRAGHYLCFFGMHVLTPTVMEILAQQLAQAQESSQVTLSSALAQLARQEQVLALEQQESARYDLGVKYGLLMAQLALALSGRERDEVLSKLVELLVQRELSAGGRFQAHG is encoded by the coding sequence ATGAAAATTGCCAAGGCTGTGATCACCGTGGCAGGGCGACGCCAGCGCGCGCTGCCCCTGCAGATGCTCATCGACCGGGATGGTGTGGAAAAATCGGTCTTGTCCATCCTGCTGGGCGAAGTGGTCCAGGCCGGCATCGAGGCCATCGGCCTGGTGGTGCGGCCGGGCGATGAAGCCGCCTACGCCGAGGTGGCGGGCGATCACGCCGGGCGTCTCCACTTCATCCAGCAGGCGGAGCCCCTGGGCTACGGCCATGCCATCCACTGTGCCCGAGACTTCGTCGAGCAGGATGCCTTTCTGCACCTGGTAGGCGACCACCTCTACATCAGCCGGGACGGACAGGGCTGTGCCACCCGGCTGGTGGAGCTGGCCCGGGCGGAAGCCTGTACCGTCTGCGCCGTCCAGGCCACCCGGGAAAGCCTCCTCCCCTACTACGGCACCATCGGCGGCCGCCGCCTGCCCGGCCGGGTAGACCTGTACCAGGTAGACACCGTGGTGGAAAAACCCACCCCGACCCAGGCCGAGCAGGAGCTCATCGTCTCTGGGCTGCGGGCAGGCCACTACCTTTGCTTCTTCGGCATGCACGTCCTCACCCCCACGGTGATGGAGATCCTGGCGCAACAGCTGGCCCAGGCCCAGGAAAGCAGCCAGGTGACCCTCTCCAGCGCCCTGGCCCAGCTGGCCCGACAGGAGCAGGTGCTGGCCCTGGAGCAACAGGAAAGCGCCCGCTATGACCTGGGCGTGAAGTACGGCCTGCTCATGGCTCAGCTGGCCCTGGCCCTGAGCGGCCGGGAGCGGGATGAGGTGCTGAGCAAGCTGGTGGAGCTATTGGTCCAGCGAGAACTGAGCGCCGGCGGGAGGTTCCAGGCCCATGGGTGA
- a CDS encoding serine hydrolase domain-containing protein yields MEAVERAAECGLSPAQLARTYQFVEASVASGQIPGAALLVARHGIPLPAFAVGRLRPQDPNPAIRPDTIFLVASVTKPVTATAAMLLVERGQLLLDDPVCAIIPEFGAHGKERVRVRHLLTHTSGLPDMLPDNLELRRRHAPLSEFVRRICELELDFPSGTDIQYQSCGIAMLGAIVERITDTPLPEFLRREIFEPLGMNDTSLGLGHLPPERIAHVHLEPEMEGTDWGWNTPYWWNFAAPWGGMFTTVGDMFKFCQMFLNGGMLNGIRILSPATVAAMTRDQTSGNPVIPATARYRQAWGLGWGLAWRRQPASGWSYFGDLTSPGTYGHGGATGTVVWVDPVRAQICILFTTEPTAIRSGWLGRCSNLVAAAAL; encoded by the coding sequence ATGGAAGCCGTCGAACGGGCTGCGGAATGCGGCCTCTCACCTGCCCAGTTGGCCCGTACCTACCAGTTTGTGGAAGCAAGCGTGGCTTCAGGCCAGATCCCTGGCGCCGCCCTGCTCGTCGCACGCCACGGCATCCCCCTGCCTGCCTTCGCCGTGGGCCGTCTGCGTCCCCAAGATCCCAACCCCGCCATCCGCCCGGACACCATCTTTCTGGTCGCTTCCGTCACCAAGCCGGTGACCGCCACCGCGGCCATGCTGCTGGTGGAACGGGGCCAGCTTCTGCTGGACGATCCGGTCTGTGCCATCATCCCGGAATTCGGCGCCCACGGCAAGGAACGGGTCCGGGTCCGTCACCTGTTGACCCACACCTCAGGCCTACCCGACATGTTGCCGGACAACCTGGAGCTGCGCCGGCGGCATGCGCCCCTTTCCGAATTCGTCCGGCGGATCTGTGAGCTGGAGCTGGACTTTCCCTCGGGCACCGACATCCAGTACCAGAGCTGCGGCATCGCCATGCTGGGCGCCATCGTCGAACGTATCACCGACACCCCCCTGCCCGAATTCCTGCGCCGGGAAATCTTCGAGCCCCTGGGCATGAACGATACCTCCCTGGGCCTGGGCCACCTCCCCCCGGAACGCATCGCCCACGTCCACCTGGAGCCGGAGATGGAAGGGACCGACTGGGGTTGGAATACGCCCTACTGGTGGAACTTTGCCGCGCCCTGGGGAGGGATGTTCACCACGGTGGGCGACATGTTCAAGTTCTGCCAGATGTTCCTCAACGGCGGCATGTTGAACGGGATCCGGATCCTGAGCCCGGCCACCGTGGCTGCCATGACCCGGGACCAGACCAGCGGCAACCCCGTGATCCCGGCCACCGCGCGCTATCGCCAGGCGTGGGGACTGGGCTGGGGGCTGGCCTGGCGCCGCCAGCCGGCTTCAGGCTGGTCCTACTTCGGCGACCTGACCTCGCCGGGCACCTACGGCCACGGCGGCGCCACCGGCACCGTGGTCTGGGTGGATCCCGTGCGGGCCCAGATCTGCATTCTCTTCACCACCGAGCCCACAGCCATCCGCAGTGGCTGGCTGGGCCGCTGTTCCAACCTGGTGGCCGCCGCGGCCCTGTAG
- the ilvD gene encoding dihydroxy-acid dehydratase — MAVTTVNGKLNKYSRHLTQVRSQVGSQAMLYGIGLTDEDMQKPQVGIASMGWEGNTCNMHLNDLAKEVKAGVQAAGMVGLIFHTIGVSDGISMGTEGMKCSLLSRDIIADSIETVMRAQWYDANVSIPGCDKNMPGTVMAAARVNRPTIIVYGGTIRPGKLGDRKLDIVSAFEAYGQWLAKEISEEELREVLRHACPGAGACGGMYTANTMASAIETLGLSLPYSSSIPATAREKIEECHRVGPALLHLLEEDIKPKDILTRKAFENAITVVIALGGSTNAVLHLLAMAHAADVPLTIDDFQAISDRTPLLADLKPSGRYVMEDLYEVGGVPAVQRLLLKEGLLHGDCLTVTGKTLEENLAELPDLKEGQTIVCPLSNPIKQTGHLQILYGNLATEGAVAKITGKEGTRFSGPARVFDSEEECLEAIQAGKVTHGDVVVIRYEGPKGGPGMREMLSITSAIMGAGLGKSVALITDGRFSGGTHGFVVGHITPEAQVGGNIALVQDGDIITIDAEKNTLDVDLSEEELERRRARWSPPPPKFTKGVLYKYMKTVASASQGCITDA, encoded by the coding sequence ATGGCTGTGACAACGGTCAACGGCAAGTTGAACAAGTACAGCCGCCACCTCACCCAGGTGCGGTCCCAGGTGGGCTCCCAGGCCATGCTCTACGGCATCGGCCTCACCGACGAAGACATGCAGAAACCCCAGGTGGGCATCGCCAGCATGGGCTGGGAAGGCAACACCTGCAACATGCACCTCAACGACCTGGCGAAAGAGGTCAAGGCGGGCGTCCAGGCAGCCGGCATGGTGGGCCTGATCTTCCACACCATCGGCGTCAGCGACGGCATCTCCATGGGTACCGAGGGGATGAAGTGTTCCCTCCTCTCCCGGGACATCATCGCCGACTCCATCGAGACGGTGATGCGGGCCCAGTGGTACGACGCCAACGTCTCCATCCCCGGCTGCGACAAGAACATGCCGGGGACCGTCATGGCGGCTGCCCGGGTCAATCGGCCCACCATCATCGTCTACGGCGGCACCATCCGCCCCGGGAAGCTGGGGGACCGGAAGCTGGACATTGTGTCAGCCTTCGAGGCCTATGGCCAGTGGCTGGCCAAGGAGATCAGCGAAGAAGAGCTGCGGGAAGTGCTTCGCCACGCCTGCCCCGGCGCGGGCGCCTGCGGCGGCATGTACACCGCCAACACCATGGCTTCGGCCATCGAAACCCTGGGCCTGAGTCTGCCCTACAGCTCCTCCATCCCCGCCACCGCCCGGGAGAAGATCGAGGAATGCCACCGGGTGGGGCCGGCCCTGCTCCACCTGCTGGAAGAAGACATCAAGCCCAAGGACATCCTGACCCGCAAGGCCTTTGAGAACGCCATCACCGTGGTGATCGCCCTGGGCGGCTCCACCAACGCGGTGCTGCACCTCCTGGCCATGGCCCACGCGGCGGATGTACCCCTGACCATCGACGACTTCCAGGCCATCTCCGACCGCACTCCCCTGCTGGCCGACCTCAAGCCCAGCGGCCGTTACGTGATGGAGGATCTCTACGAAGTGGGCGGCGTGCCGGCCGTCCAGCGCCTCCTGCTCAAGGAAGGGCTGCTCCACGGCGACTGCCTGACCGTCACCGGCAAGACCCTGGAAGAGAACCTGGCCGAGCTGCCCGACCTGAAGGAGGGCCAGACCATCGTCTGCCCCCTCTCCAACCCCATCAAGCAGACCGGCCATCTCCAGATCCTCTACGGCAACCTGGCCACAGAAGGCGCGGTGGCCAAGATCACCGGCAAGGAAGGTACCCGCTTCTCCGGCCCGGCCCGGGTCTTTGACTCGGAGGAGGAGTGCCTGGAGGCCATCCAGGCGGGCAAGGTGACCCACGGCGACGTGGTGGTCATCCGCTACGAAGGGCCCAAGGGCGGCCCCGGCATGCGGGAGATGCTCTCCATCACCTCGGCCATCATGGGCGCGGGCCTGGGCAAGAGCGTGGCCCTCATCACCGACGGCCGCTTCTCCGGCGGCACCCACGGCTTCGTGGTGGGCCACATCACCCCGGAAGCCCAGGTGGGCGGCAACATCGCCCTGGTGCAGGATGGCGATATCATCACCATCGACGCGGAGAAGAACACCCTGGATGTAGATCTGTCGGAAGAGGAGCTGGAGCGACGCCGGGCCCGCTGGAGCCCGCCGCCGCCCAAGTTCACCAAGGGCGTCCTCTACAAGTACATGAAGACCGTGGCGTCGGCCTCCCAGGGCTGCATCACGGACGCTTAA